The genomic window CGACATCTACAAGGACTTCCCCTACCGGTGGGTGAGCTGGGCCGACTGGGAGTCGAAGGTCCGCACCATGGTCAACGCCCGGCTGGCCGCCGGGACCACCACCAACGTCGACGGCTACGAGCTGTGGAACGAACCCGACTGGACCTGGAACACCAGTGCCGCCGGTACGTTCGACGCCGGGTGGACCCGCACCCACCGCCTGATCCGCACGCTCGACACGGTCACCCCGATCGTCGGGCCCAGTCACGCCGTCTACAACCACGACTGGATGGTCGGTTTCCTCACCAACGCCCGGGACACCGCCACCCTCCCGGACGTGATCGTCTGGCATGAACTGGACAACGACTCGTACCTGAACGTGCAGGCGCACGTCGCCGACTACCGGGCCGTCGAGTCGTCGCTCGGCATCTCGCCGCGTCCCATCTCGATCAACGAGTACGCGTCGCCGTCCCAGGTCGACATCCCCAGCGTCTCGGTGCACTACATGGCGGTCTTCGAACGGCACGGGATCCGGTCGGCGGAGCGCGCCTACTGGTACGAGGCGGGCACCCTCAACGGGCTGCTCCACAACAACCTGCCGACGTCGTCGTACTGGACCTACAAGTGGTACGGCGACCAGTCCGGCAACGTCGTTCGTACCACGCCCGGATCCTGGTTGGAGGGTGTCGCCGCGTACGACAGCACCCGCAAGATCGTGAACGTGGTGTTCGGCGGGGACAGCGGCGACAACACCGTCCGGGTCACCGGGCTCGGGGCACTCGGTACGCAGGTGCGCGCCACGGTGGTACGCAGCGGCATCACCGGCCGTACCACGAATCAGAGCGCGCCGATCGCGGTGTCGTCGGGCACCTACCCGGTGTCCGGTGGCGCGATCAGTGTGCCGGTGACCGGGATGCACGCGTGGGACTCCTACCAGCTGCTGGTCACCCCGACCTCGGGCGTGCCGGCCTGGCAGCAGCGGTACGAGGCGGAGAACGCCACCGTCGTCAACGCCGGCCGGTTCTCGTCCGGGTCGGCGTCCAACGGCGGCTACGTCGGGCAGATCGACGGCTCGGCGAACCCGCGCAACCAGTCGTTCGTCGACTTCCTGGTCAACGTGCCCGCCGCCCGTGGTTACGCGCTGACCATCGGGTACGCGAACGGCACCGGCGCCACCGCCACGCAGGGCCTCGCCTACAACGGCAGCGCCTGGCAGACCGTCAGCTATCCGGCGACCGCGGCATGGGGTGTCTTCGGCTCCACGATCAGCACATCGGTGACGTTACGGGCCGGCTGGAACATGATCCGCCTGGCCAAGGGCTCCCCGGGCCTGACCGCCGCCACCGGTTACGCCGAACTGGACTACATCAACTTGACGTAGCCCGCCACGGCTCGCTGGTGTCCCGGGCAGTGTGGTGAGCCGGGGTTCGAATCGAACCGCGACTCACCACACAGCGGGGACGTCGGCCGCCTAGGTGCCGATGTTGGCCTGAGGGCCGGCGTAGGTGCGCAGCAGCGCGGGGACGTCGGCTGCGGCATCCAGGGTGTACGAGTAGAAGCTGCCCGGTGTGAACGCCGAGCCACTCGTCACCTGGTTGCCGGTGCAGCTGACC from Actinoplanes derwentensis includes these protein-coding regions:
- a CDS encoding carbohydrate-binding protein, which encodes MRRLTALLLVVAGLAVPSPAQAAGNTLTVDVGTVVRPVTHVASGGLYATDIGTKPPLEQMYPLRLNHLTQPPPGVQQLGNGATTPCCDGLLAAGKVTSAGAQQFWRLPDIYKDFPYRWVSWADWESKVRTMVNARLAAGTTTNVDGYELWNEPDWTWNTSAAGTFDAGWTRTHRLIRTLDTVTPIVGPSHAVYNHDWMVGFLTNARDTATLPDVIVWHELDNDSYLNVQAHVADYRAVESSLGISPRPISINEYASPSQVDIPSVSVHYMAVFERHGIRSAERAYWYEAGTLNGLLHNNLPTSSYWTYKWYGDQSGNVVRTTPGSWLEGVAAYDSTRKIVNVVFGGDSGDNTVRVTGLGALGTQVRATVVRSGITGRTTNQSAPIAVSSGTYPVSGGAISVPVTGMHAWDSYQLLVTPTSGVPAWQQRYEAENATVVNAGRFSSGSASNGGYVGQIDGSANPRNQSFVDFLVNVPAARGYALTIGYANGTGATATQGLAYNGSAWQTVSYPATAAWGVFGSTISTSVTLRAGWNMIRLAKGSPGLTAATGYAELDYINLT